A region of Bombus huntii isolate Logan2020A chromosome 15, iyBomHunt1.1, whole genome shotgun sequence DNA encodes the following proteins:
- the LOC126873958 gene encoding dynein axonemal intermediate chain 3-like produces MADEHGPHNEEKEKQDEQPNQDDKILQNEETEQGEYESTVEESRKREYSAPAEDAMYDDDYSEAEDYGYMPKYEKDWTEAVKSISSETIDWEKEAKETVRLDISTLKERRRTIFDLDSYSASGPSTSDLLRLASVDYVPEPPKEIRYSVSLGAPGIARINLSSLTQKVVGCVIGENVSTEYPWVYVRKEIIEDNIDLHEDSSDFLPIKNEIRMFPNSKILIGYVPSLTEEGQFYICLTEDGRDAVIEQIQKQREEHESRVRTAVYKPLGKWQEFNSSVEIEASIVKNTRPLLEIEVIGTADIFNASFQFEDRKVDDVRDGYIELLPYRQIFENIPRKLLNNMTQVTPDVRDVETQTALSVFTNCWVQYKYEYKSPDISKFTPDKVESLRSFLHRFSDYVCDQLLLNATWDIYTNDYGNLVRNIRDTQWPIPVSYEEHLSFHDEQHVANKVINDLCWHPLWSGIAFAAYTSYSKSQHLIGPKSNEEVVKACDNNFVLVWSFNDRLTPKLVLECPREVTSVAVSPLDGNLIVGGCANGQIVLWHIPGKIEKVEAVIVYTAAQIKHRIAIKTLTIWMQEVIGTSVIRPTAMSSLKESQKAAVTQIIWISPYDQLDSSGRITSLPEDTSVNDLSSQFVTASEDGTIAFWNLKLDEKWQMYKKEKKEKRKETVIRPEALAKSISPFKVLDRIFKPYYVLTIQHPNESRNVVITTMSMYAPKFMKKRTDVAPSTQDVTIRRYFENVIKKPDYVMKPMIHVGTVEGDFGCITWEGYDFTTDLNINTEVCQWCWFKRIHDGPITHSVRSRLNTSWLATIGGKIFAIWKEDIGIPLFWKKSQVSLTAISWGSYRPTIVILTRLDGTVELWDFMVKTEEPCVMQSLSGRIITGIYTHELYLTPQCVGFCDFNGILRMFLAPDVFFKKDTACVEWMSNFIERQVKRVKSCREWLERWTQTAYKEIKEKQRKAERKKQEEEEKAVTTKTMEAGPLVEPLKKGLKTWDMIEESRERWKTRELKHMQQVLLEKKGLKKDDLERQREPILRLRQDAERKKKKLRQTLKMQESIFEHTKNLFFPKHQPETKRISVAPVPGRIDKPVTVEDTILEEEMMEMQRIDPNEEIIYHFMETQAKVLADLQKHPFQHSFNWENILRKKKTIRVTMDTELKKLNKSKKRFSIII; encoded by the exons ATGGCTGATGAACATGGGCCTCATAatgaagagaaagagaaacaagATGAGCAACCTAATCAAGATGACAAAATTCTTCAAAATGAAGAAACTGAACAGGGAGAATATGAAAGTACAGTTGAAGAATCAAGGAAAAGGGAATATTCTGCGCCAGCAGAAGATGCCATGTACGATGACGATTATTCCGAAGCTGAAGATTATGGATACATGCCTAAATATGAAAAGGACTGGACGGAAGCAGTAAAGT CtatttctagcgaaaccatAGATTGGGAAAAGGAAGCAAAGGAAACAGTACGCTTGGACATAAgtacattaaaagaaaggcgAAGAACGATTTTCGATTTAGATTCTTATTCTGCTTCCGGTCCATCAACCAGCGATCTTCTACGTCTTGCTTCGGTGGATTATGTACCCGAACCACCGAAAGAAATTCGCTATTCTGTTTCACTA GGTGCACCAGGTATAGCAAGGATCAACTTGTCGTCTCTAACGCAAAAGGTAGTTGGCTGTGTCATAGGAGAAAACGTTAGCACCGAGTATCCTTGGGTATACGTTCGGAAAGAGATCATTGAAGACAATATAGATCTCCACGAAGACAGTAGCGATTTCCTGCCAATAAAAAACGAGATTCGAATGTTTCCGAATTCGAAGATATTAATCGGTTATGTTCCATCGTTAACCGAAGAAGGTCAGTTCTACATATGCTTGACGGAGGATGGTCGAGATGCTGTGATCGAACAAATTCAGAAACAAAGAGAGGAACATGAAAGTCGTGTGAGGACCGCCGTCTATAAACCGTTAGGGAAATGGCAGGAATTTAACAGCAGTGTAGAGATCGAGGCGTCCATCGTTAAGAATACTAGACCGCTGTTAGAGATCGAG GTAATAGGAACAGCAGATATATTCAATGCATCATTCCAATTCGAAGACAGAAAAGTAGACGATGTTAGAGATGGATACATCGAACTTCTCCCTTACCGTCAaatctttgaaaatattccaCGTAAACTGTTAAATAATATGACTCAAGTTACTCCGGATGTTCGAGACGTGGAAACTCAAACGGCTCTTTCGGTATTTACAAATTGTTGGGTTCAGTACAAATATGAATATAAGTCTCCGGATATATCGAAATTTACGCCAGATAAAGTAGAATCTTTGAGGAGCTTCCTTCATCGTTTCAGTGACTATGTGTGCGATCAA TTGTTGTTAAATGCTACTTGGGACATTTACACGAACGATTATGGCAATTTAGTGAGGAACATAAGAGATACACAGTGGCCGATACCTGTAAGCTATGAGGAACACTTGAGCTTTCACGACGAACAGCACGTGGCTAATAAAGTCATCAATGACCTTTGCTGGCATCCATTATGGTCTGGTATAGCGTTTGCTGCCTACACGAGCTACTCAAAGAGTCAACATCTAATTGGACCTAAATCTAACGAAGAG GTAGTTAAGGCTTGCGACAATAATTTTGTTCTCGTATGGTCGTTCAACGATCGTTTGACACCAAAATTGGTTCTTGAATGTCCAAGGGAAGTGACATCCGTAGCTGTGAGTCCACTAGATGGAAATCTGATCGTAGGTGGTTGCGCAAATGGCCAG ATCGTACTATGGCACATCCCAGGTAAAATCGAAAAAGTGGAAGCGGTAATTGTGTATACAGCTGCTCAAATCAAGCATAGAATCGCGATAAAGACTTTGACCATATGGATGCAGGAAGTAATTGGAACGTCCGTAATCAGACCTACTGCAATGTCCTCGTTAAAAGAGAGCCAGAAGGCGGCTGTTACTCAGATTATATGGATTTCTCCGTATGATCAGCTTGATTCCAGTGGCAGAATTACATCATTGCCAGAAGACACTAGTGTCAATGATTTATCGTCGCAATTTGTAACTGCAAGCGAGGATGGTACGATCGCTTTCTGGAACTTGAAGTTAGATGAAAA atGGCAGATGTataagaaggagaaaaaggagaaaaggaaagagaccGTAATAAGACCAGAAGCATTGGCAAAGTCGATATCTCCGTTTAAAGTACTGGACCGTATTTTCAAGCCCTATTATGTCTTGACAATCCAACATCCAAACGAAAGTCGAAACGTAGTAATAACTACTATGAGCATGTATGCAccgaaatttatgaaaaaacgCACTGACGTTGCTCCATCAACGCAAGATGTAACTATCCGGAGGTATTTTGAAAATGTTATCAAGAAACCAGATTATGTGATGAAACCGATGATACATGTCGGTACTGTTGAAG GCGATTTTGGTTGTATCACGTGGGAGGGATACGATTTCACAAcagatttaaatattaatacggAAGTATGTCAATGGTGTTGGTTTAAAAGAATACACGATGGTCCTATAACACATTCTGTTAGATCTAGACTAAATACATCGTGGCTTGCAACCATAGGTGGCAAAATATTCGCTATTTGGAAGGAGGATATTGGTATACCGTTATTTTGGAAGAAATCACAAGTTAG CCTCACTGCTATTTCTTGGGGTAGTTATCGCCCCACGATAGTAATTCTAACACGATTAGATGGTACCGTCGAATTATGGGATTTCATGGTGAAAACAGAAGAACCATGTGTCATGCAGAGTCTGTCAGGTCGCATAATTACAGGGATATACACACACGAATTATATTTGACTCCACAATGCGTAGGATTTTGCGATTTCAATGGTATCTTAAGGATGTTTCTCGCTCCCGATGTTTTTTTCAAGAAGGACACCGCTTGTGTAGAATGGATGagtaattttatcgaacgCCAAGTTAAAAGG GTAAAGAGCTGTAGGGAATGGTTAGAGAGATGGACACAAACGGCTTATAAGGAGAtcaaagaaaaacaaagaaaagcagagaggaagaaacaagaggaagaagagaaagcaGTCACCACTAAAACAATGGAAGCTGGACCTTTAGTAGAGCCTCTAAAAAAAGGCTTA AAAACATGGGATATGATTGAAGAATCACGTGAAAGATGGAAAACAAGGGAGTTGAAGCACATGCAGCAAGTGCTTCTGGAGAAGAAAGGTTTAAAGAAAGACGACCTCGAAAGGCAGCGTGAACCTATTCTAAGATTACGGCAGGATgcagaaaggaagaagaaaaaattacgGCAGACATTAAAAATGCAAGAAAGTATTTTTGAGCACACCAAAAACCTTTTCTTCCCTAAACATCAGCCAGAGACCAAACGAATTTCCGTGGCGCCAGTGCCAGGAAGAATCGATAAACCAGTTACTGTGGAGGACACTATACTCGAAGAGGAAATGATG GAAATGCAACGAATTGACCCGAATGAAGAGATCATTTACCATTTTATGGAAACGCAGGCTAAAGTGTTAGCTGATTTACAGAAGCATCCGTTTCAGCATTCGTTTAATTGGGAGAATATTctaagaaagaagaaaacgataCGCGTCACGATGGATACCGAGttgaaaaaattgaacaaaTCGAAGAAGAGATTCAGTATAATCATATAA